CGTAAGGCACAATATATGTGTCCCAGCCCATTTCCATACCTTCTTCTTTCAGCTGGTCAATAATAGACTTGCCATTTGACGACGAACCGACAAAAGTGAGGATCTGCCTTTTCTGAAATTCCCTCACGATATCAACAGCGGTTTTACTGTCCGGAGCCGCGCCGAGAATCGCCGCGAAACCCGGAAGCCGGCCGTCGACGAGCTGTATGCCGAGAGAGCGCAGGATCGTATCCGAAAAAAAACCTTCGCAGTCATCCTGCGGTTCCTTTTCGTAAAGGTACCTGAGCGCGCATATTATCTCTTCGCACAAGAGCGCCGCGATCCCGCTGTCCAGGGCATCACCCAGATACGGGAGATTCAGGCTGCTGCTGGGCTCCTCGCTTAAAAGGGACTGCGCTTCCTCTATAACAGGCTGAATATCCTTCAGCTTTTTCACGTCCAGGCCCATAAGGGCGCACGCCATCGGAAAATAAAAAGCCGTTTGCGGAAATCCGACTTCGCAGGACCCGCCCTTATCCTTTACCGCATTCTCCCACGAAGTCTTCGCTTCATTGAATAACTGCCTTGCTCCCCGTATCGCCGCACTCGCAACTATCTTAGACATCAATACCTCCCGTATTCTTAAAATTCTCCGTTATTCTTTGCTTCCTGCACGCAGGGCAGAGGTTGAGAATCTCATTTAGTTTATCATTTTTTATTTTCTTTTTCGCTTCTTCAACCTGTTTCAGTGAAGCATATTTTTCCCCGCATTTATTGCAGGCCGCTAATTCCTCTTTTTTGTGCCATACTTCGATTTCCCGCGCTTTGCCGTCTTTAACCTTTATCCTTCCTGTCGGGCAGAGGTATGCGCAGGCCCCGCAGGCCATGCAGGCCGGATTCTCATCCAGGAACGGCGTTTCGGGGATCCTCGCCCTGCCCCGGTTCACAAAACCTATTGCTTCCCGGCCTATCAGCTCCTTACAAACCCTGATGCAGAGCCCGCAACGTATACAATTATCCGGTTCTTTGCCCGCAACCCTGGAAACATCCGCCGCTCCGTACTTCCGCGCAAGTTTTTTAATTTCTTCCGCTTCCGGCGCCAGCGAGAACAGTTGACTGATGACAACTTTTCTTGCGCTCACTACTTTTTCTGAATCAGTAAAAATTATAAGCCCTTCGCTGACCGGATATGTGCAGGATGTCGTAAGAGTCTTCCAGCCTTTCTTTTCAACTTCGACCAGGCATACTCTGCAGGAGGCATAGGGTTCAAGAGAGGGATGCCAGCACAGATGCGGTATGTCAAACCCATTCTCAAGCGCGGCCTCGAGGATCGTCCTATCCTTTTCGGTCTCCACTTTTTTCCCGTCTATAGTAATCCCAATCATATTTTTGTCACAGCGCCGAAGTTACATACCTCCAGACATATCCCGCATTTTATACACTTCCCCTGAACAATGACGTGAGGTTTCTTTTTCTCTCCGGTGATCGCATCCTGAGGACAGTTCTTAGCGCACAGCGTGCAGCCGGTGCACTCTTTTTCCAGTATTTCGTATTTAATCAGCGCGGGGCAGACTTTTGCGGGACAAATCCCCTTTATGTGCGCCAGGTATTCGTCCCTGAAATATTTCAGAGTAGTAAGTACGGGGTTCGGCGCGGCTTTCCCCAGCCCGCACAGAGAAGTCTCCTTTACCATCCGCGAAATCTTTTCCAGTTCGGTCAGGTCATTCTCATCCGCTTTCCCCTCAATAAACCTGTCAAGTATCTTCAGCATCAGGTAAGTGCCTTCCCTGCAGGGAGTGCATTTTCCGCAGGATTCCTCCTGCGTAAAGGAAAGAAAATACCTTGCCACCTGCACCATGCAGGTATCCTCGTCCATCACGACCATACCGCCGCTCCCCATCATGCTGCCGGCCTCGGTCAGGGCCTCGTAATCAACAGGGAGATCAAGGTATTTCTCCGGGATATTGCCTCCTGACGGCCCCCCGGTCTGAACCGCCTTGAATTTCTTTCCGCCTATGATCCCGCCGCCTATCTTGAAAATCAGATCCCTCAGGGTGATTCCCATCGGGACCTCAACAAGCCCCGTGTTCCTCACTTTCCCGACGAGGGAAAAAATCATCGTCCCCTTTGAATTCTCCGTGCCGATGGAGGAAAACCACTTCCCGCCGTTTTTGATGATCAGCGTGACCGACGCCCAGGTCTTCACATTATTTAGAGCGGTCGGTTTGTCCCATAAGCCTTTGTCCGTTGCGTGGATATGCTTCACCCGCGGCTCTCCGAGACGTCCTTCTATTGAAGCCATAAGAGCGCTTGACTCGCCGCAGACGAAAGCCCCTGCGCCCTGCACGATCTCAATCTCAAAATCAAAACCGGAATTAAGAATATTTTTACCGAGAAACCCTTTTGCCATCGCCTGGTTGAGGGCGATTTCAAGATGTTTCACCGCGAGCGGGTACTCCGCCCTGACGTAAATGAAACCTTTGTTTGATTGTATTGCAAAAGCCCCTATGATCATGCCCTCTATTACAAGATGAGGATTACCCTCGAGGATGCTCCTGTCCTGGAAACAGCCGGGGTCTCCCTCGTCAGCATTGCAGATAATATATCGCGTATCGGACACCTGCGATTTCCTGCAGGAATCCCATTTCCTCCAAGTCGGGAAACCGCCGCCTCCCCGGCCGCGCAGGCCTGAGGTTTTTACTTCTTCCACTATCGCGTCCGGACTCATCCCAAGCGCTTTTTCAAGAGCTTTATATCCTCCGAGATCCGTGTAATCCTTAATATCCGTCGGGTCAATCCTGCCGTTATTCTCAAAAAGAATCCGTTTCTGGTATTTGTAAAAAGGAACCTGTTCTTCTTCAACGATTTTTGTTTTTGATACTTCGTCTTCATAAAGGAACTCTTCAATTATCTCACCCTTTAAAACGGTCTTTTCAACAATCCTTTCTACATCCTCCGCTTTTATTTTCTGATAAAAAATGCTTTTGGCGTCATTCCTTATGACTACCAGCGGGCCTCTTTCGCAAAACCCGTGACAGCCAGTCATTTTTGACACGGCTTTAACCTGCATATTGTCAGCGGGCAATAACTCCCTGAACTTCTTCAGGACTTCTCCCGCACCCTGTGCGGAACACCCTGTCCCGCAGCAAACCGACACTATCGTCCCTGTCATTTGTATTTCTCCAGGACCTTTACTATTTTCTGGGGAGTCATTTTTCCGTGATAGTCGTCGTCGATCATTACCAGCGGGCCAAGGGCGCAGGCCCCTATGCAGTTGACGGTCTCAAGCTTGAAATTCCCGTCTTTTGTGGAATCCCCGGGATTTATCCCCAATACCTGTGTGATCCTCTCCACGATCCGGGGGGCGCCCCTTACATAGCATGCAGTTCCCATGCATACCATTATTTTGTGCTTTGCCGGAGGGACGAGCGAAAAAGATTTATAAAATGTCGCTACGGAATAAATACGCGACATGGGTATATCCAGCCTGTGAGAAACCTCTTCCAGCTTCTCTCTCTTAAGATACCCGCATTCTCTCTGGATATCCTGCAGAACTCTTATCAGATTCGTCATTCTCTATAAATCCTGTTTTATCATTTCTTAAACTCGGTCAAAAATCTTCTCGTCTTCTCCCTTGAGATTTCCGTCGGCTCTACAAAAACCAGCGCTTTTGTAGGACAGGCCGCAGCGCAGGCCGGCTCTTCGCCCTGTTTCAGCCTTTCCCTGCATAAATCGCATTTTATCACGGCTTTGCCTTCCCTGTTTGTTTTGATAACACCGAAGGGGCATGCGATAACGCAGAAATCGCATCCTATGCACGATTCGCTGTCCAAAAAAACAATCCCGTTTTCTTCTTTACTTAAAGCCCCGGAGGGGCATACCGCAACGCACGGCGCGTCCTCGCAGTGACGGCACTGAAGAGGGAGAGTCACATCGTCGCAGCCGATTACACTGATCCTGGCTGCCGGCCGCGGTTCTTCCGCAATTGCTTTAGCCAATTCCCTGCTTTTAGAATGAGCAACCGCGCAGGCGAGCTGACAGCTCCTGCAGGCAAGGCATTTCTCAGGGGATATGTATATTATTTTCATCGCTGCCCCCTGCTTAATTTTTTTCCGCTAACGGTTTCAGGTTGAGTTTCACCCTTTTCTCGTCCAGCAGTTTTACAATCATATCAGCCGTCTTTACCGGATCCGGCTCAAAAACGAAATTCGCCCCGACAAGTTTATGAATATCCTCCAGCAGGAATTTCTTCACTTTCTCACTCCCTATGACAGGCAAAGGATTGCCGAGAAAAGTGGTTATACCCGAACCCACCGCGTAAAACGCGATCGCAACGGCTTTTTCGCTCATCCATTCGGGAGCCGCGCCCGCCACCGGCAGGTCCGAGATATCCTCTCCCAGGCCGCCTTCCTTCAGGACATTGCACAGAATCACGAGAATCCTTGATATATCAACGCAGGACCCCAGATGCAGGACCGGCGGGATCCCCACAGTCTCGCATATTTCCTTCAGGCCCGGGCCGCAAAGATCTTTCGCTTCAGGCCTGAGAAGCCCCGCTTTCGCTGAGGCAATCGCGGAACAGCCGGTCGTGACGACAAGCACATCTCTCTTGATCAGTTCCTCCGTAAGTCTGATATGACACAGATCGTGTACCTGTTTGGGGTTGTTGCACCCGACAATACCCACGGCTCCCCTCAGCCGGCCTGATATTATGGCATCGTTCAGAGGCCGGTAGGTGGACCGGTATTTGCCGCCGAGGAACTGAAAAACAGATTCCGCGGTAAAACCCGCGACAAGATCCATTGTCACATCGGGGATATTCACCTTTGCTTCTATTCTGTTGGGGAAGTTGTCTATGGCGATCTTCACTATTCCCTTGGCAATGTCAAACGCTTTCTCCTCATTGAATTCAATATGCTCGGCAAACGGAAATTTTGCCTTGGGAGAAGTTGAAATAAGTTTTGTGTGTGAGCACTGGCAGAGATCTCCCAGCGCCGGCATAACGCACTGGATGTCCACGAGCATAACTTCAACGGCGCCCGTTGCGATCGCCAGTTCCTGCTGCAGGAAATTTCCCGCAATGGG
This sequence is a window from Candidatus Omnitrophota bacterium. Protein-coding genes within it:
- a CDS encoding 2Fe-2S iron-sulfur cluster binding domain-containing protein codes for the protein MIGITIDGKKVETEKDRTILEAALENGFDIPHLCWHPSLEPYASCRVCLVEVEKKGWKTLTTSCTYPVSEGLIIFTDSEKVVSARKVVISQLFSLAPEAEEIKKLARKYGAADVSRVAGKEPDNCIRCGLCIRVCKELIGREAIGFVNRGRARIPETPFLDENPACMACGACAYLCPTGRIKVKDGKAREIEVWHKKEELAACNKCGEKYASLKQVEEAKKKIKNDKLNEILNLCPACRKQRITENFKNTGGIDV
- a CDS encoding 4Fe-4S dicluster domain-containing protein, whose translation is MTGTIVSVCCGTGCSAQGAGEVLKKFRELLPADNMQVKAVSKMTGCHGFCERGPLVVIRNDAKSIFYQKIKAEDVERIVEKTVLKGEIIEEFLYEDEVSKTKIVEEEQVPFYKYQKRILFENNGRIDPTDIKDYTDLGGYKALEKALGMSPDAIVEEVKTSGLRGRGGGGFPTWRKWDSCRKSQVSDTRYIICNADEGDPGCFQDRSILEGNPHLVIEGMIIGAFAIQSNKGFIYVRAEYPLAVKHLEIALNQAMAKGFLGKNILNSGFDFEIEIVQGAGAFVCGESSALMASIEGRLGEPRVKHIHATDKGLWDKPTALNNVKTWASVTLIIKNGGKWFSSIGTENSKGTMIFSLVGKVRNTGLVEVPMGITLRDLIFKIGGGIIGGKKFKAVQTGGPSGGNIPEKYLDLPVDYEALTEAGSMMGSGGMVVMDEDTCMVQVARYFLSFTQEESCGKCTPCREGTYLMLKILDRFIEGKADENDLTELEKISRMVKETSLCGLGKAAPNPVLTTLKYFRDEYLAHIKGICPAKVCPALIKYEILEKECTGCTLCAKNCPQDAITGEKKKPHVIVQGKCIKCGICLEVCNFGAVTKI
- a CDS encoding NAD(P)H-dependent oxidoreductase subunit E encodes the protein MTNLIRVLQDIQRECGYLKREKLEEVSHRLDIPMSRIYSVATFYKSFSLVPPAKHKIMVCMGTACYVRGAPRIVERITQVLGINPGDSTKDGNFKLETVNCIGACALGPLVMIDDDYHGKMTPQKIVKVLEKYK
- a CDS encoding 4Fe-4S dicluster domain-containing protein: MKIIYISPEKCLACRSCQLACAVAHSKSRELAKAIAEEPRPAARISVIGCDDVTLPLQCRHCEDAPCVAVCPSGALSKEENGIVFLDSESCIGCDFCVIACPFGVIKTNREGKAVIKCDLCRERLKQGEEPACAAACPTKALVFVEPTEISREKTRRFLTEFKK
- the cooS gene encoding anaerobic carbon-monoxide dehydrogenase catalytic subunit, translating into MKKPTELTHDKASREVLEKNPDLETAWTRYEKMLPQCGFGEMGLCCKNCVMGPCRIDPFGEGPQKGVCGATAAIISARNLIRMIAAGAAAHSDHGRDIAHTLLLAAEGKTKGYSIKDKKKLLVIAAEYGVKTEGRDTNAIAKDVAEIAFAEFSRQQGELLFIKRAPEKRQKIWRDLKIVPRGIDREVVDTLHRTHVGADNDDVNLLLQGLRNSLADGWGGSMIATELSDILFGSPEPIRSKVNLGVISKDEVNIIVHGHEPTLSDVMVDAVRDKEMLEYAKSKGAKGINLAGICCTANEILMRHGIPIAGNFLQQELAIATGAVEVMLVDIQCVMPALGDLCQCSHTKLISTSPKAKFPFAEHIEFNEEKAFDIAKGIVKIAIDNFPNRIEAKVNIPDVTMDLVAGFTAESVFQFLGGKYRSTYRPLNDAIISGRLRGAVGIVGCNNPKQVHDLCHIRLTEELIKRDVLVVTTGCSAIASAKAGLLRPEAKDLCGPGLKEICETVGIPPVLHLGSCVDISRILVILCNVLKEGGLGEDISDLPVAGAAPEWMSEKAVAIAFYAVGSGITTFLGNPLPVIGSEKVKKFLLEDIHKLVGANFVFEPDPVKTADMIVKLLDEKRVKLNLKPLAEKN